One window of the Fibrobacter sp. UWR4 genome contains the following:
- the argJ gene encoding bifunctional glutamate N-acetyltransferase/amino-acid acetyltransferase ArgJ encodes MYTVLEKGGVCSPKGFTACGICAGIKASGNADMALLKSEKAARCFAVFTTNKVKAAPVIYDKAALEHAHFATAVVVNSGNANACTGEQGLADAERMATLTEEALGLTPKSVLVCSTGVIGHLMPMDKIEAGIPKLVEKLRADASEEFGRAILTTDLALKSHAVEIQTEKGVVTIGGACKGSGMIHPNMATMLAFITTDLALPIDFFAEFRANIADSFNAITVDGDTSTNDTCIMLANGMSGIKYEDLTLSEQGEFRAALALIMQSLAKDIVRDGEGATKLIELRIEKAESHEEALKMARFIGTSNLAKCAMFGEDPNWGRILSSAGSSGCNMIAEHTDLYFGDVQVLDGGRPVILSKEKQDALHAVVRQREYKVTLVLNIGHASASAFTCDLSYDYVKINAEYTT; translated from the coding sequence ATGTACACTGTGTTGGAAAAAGGCGGCGTCTGCTCCCCGAAGGGCTTTACCGCTTGTGGTATTTGCGCCGGCATTAAGGCTAGTGGCAATGCTGATATGGCTTTGCTCAAGAGTGAAAAGGCCGCCCGCTGCTTTGCTGTTTTTACAACCAATAAGGTAAAGGCCGCTCCGGTTATTTACGATAAGGCTGCCTTGGAACATGCTCACTTCGCAACTGCAGTTGTGGTGAACAGCGGTAATGCCAACGCCTGTACCGGCGAACAGGGTCTTGCCGATGCAGAACGCATGGCTACCCTTACTGAAGAAGCCCTGGGACTTACCCCGAAGAGCGTCCTGGTTTGCAGCACTGGTGTGATTGGCCATCTGATGCCCATGGACAAGATTGAAGCTGGCATTCCCAAGCTGGTCGAAAAGCTCCGTGCAGATGCTTCCGAAGAATTTGGTCGTGCAATTCTTACTACCGACCTTGCTCTGAAGTCGCATGCTGTTGAGATTCAGACTGAAAAGGGCGTTGTTACCATTGGTGGCGCCTGCAAGGGTAGTGGCATGATTCATCCCAACATGGCTACCATGCTGGCTTTCATTACTACTGACTTGGCTTTGCCCATCGACTTCTTTGCCGAATTCCGTGCAAACATTGCAGACTCCTTCAACGCCATTACCGTTGATGGTGATACCAGCACTAACGACACTTGCATTATGCTGGCTAACGGCATGAGTGGTATCAAGTACGAAGATCTTACCTTGTCTGAACAGGGCGAATTCCGTGCTGCTCTCGCTTTGATTATGCAGAGCCTCGCTAAGGATATCGTTCGTGACGGTGAAGGTGCTACCAAGCTGATTGAACTGCGTATTGAAAAGGCTGAAAGCCATGAAGAAGCTTTGAAGATGGCTCGCTTCATCGGTACTAGCAACCTGGCCAAGTGTGCTATGTTTGGTGAAGATCCTAACTGGGGACGTATCCTGAGTTCCGCTGGTTCTAGTGGCTGCAATATGATTGCAGAACATACGGACCTGTATTTCGGTGACGTCCAGGTTCTGGATGGCGGCCGTCCGGTAATCCTTTCCAAGGAAAAGCAGGATGCCCTTCATGCTGTTGTTCGCCAGCGTGAATACAAGGTGACTCTAGTTCTGAACATTGGTCATGCAAGCGCTAGCGCATTTACTTGCGACTTGAGCTATGACTATGTGAAGATCAACGCTGAGTATACAACGTAA
- the tsaA gene encoding tRNA (N6-threonylcarbamoyladenosine(37)-N6)-methyltransferase TrmO, with the protein MTNPSEYNFKVIAKIKSDFPDKFGIPRQSGLLKELRSAIRFEPEYRIADALRGLEGFSHLWILWIFSENVRTDENGENRWSPTVRPPRLGGNKRLGVFATRSSFRPNPLAMSCVKIEEIHLNITDGDYSGPEIIVSGADLMDGTPIVDVKPYLPYADCIENAAGGFAHEVLKKSVKVEFPEELKKKFPSEKLDTLIEILAEDPRPAYQKNPDRIYGFGFAGYEIKFKVENDILTILDVIRS; encoded by the coding sequence ATGACAAATCCCTCTGAATACAATTTCAAGGTCATCGCAAAAATCAAAAGCGATTTTCCCGACAAGTTCGGCATTCCCCGCCAAAGCGGTCTCCTGAAAGAGTTGCGTTCCGCCATCCGTTTCGAGCCTGAATACAGGATTGCAGACGCATTGCGGGGCCTTGAAGGTTTCAGCCACTTGTGGATCCTCTGGATATTTTCAGAAAATGTAAGAACCGATGAAAACGGAGAAAACCGCTGGAGTCCCACGGTGCGCCCACCCCGTTTGGGAGGCAACAAACGTCTTGGAGTTTTTGCAACCCGAAGCAGCTTCAGGCCAAACCCGCTTGCCATGAGCTGCGTAAAAATCGAGGAAATCCACCTGAACATTACTGATGGGGATTACTCCGGTCCCGAAATCATCGTCAGCGGCGCCGATCTGATGGATGGCACACCCATCGTGGACGTGAAGCCATACCTCCCCTATGCCGACTGCATTGAAAATGCTGCCGGAGGTTTTGCCCACGAAGTTCTGAAAAAAAGTGTCAAGGTGGAATTTCCGGAAGAATTAAAAAAGAAATTCCCCTCGGAAAAACTGGATACCCTCATCGAAATTCTCGCCGAGGATCCAAGACCTGCCTATCAAAAAAATCCGGATCGAATTTACGGATTCGGATTCGCCGGATATGAAATTAAATTCAAGGTTGAAAACGATATTTTGACGATTCTGGATGTAATCCGCTCGTAA
- a CDS encoding FISUMP domain-containing protein, with amino-acid sequence MKKIHLVAGAVLSTLLFCGCEDIRTEKYPNGNIRFETTYVDNQKNGIEKEYYDNGTLKRETNYVNDRRQGLTKEFYKDGTPESEINYENGLMEGTIIRYHKNGKVASKVPYKQNKQSAFGEYFDESGEPATSGGYKDPRDNYAYEWIRIGDQLWIAENLNFATANGSLCQQCNNWGRLYNFENAQKACMEGFHMPSKAEWQTLLNFVGDKPGIKLKAGFGWDPLKNSLQFGNGKDDFGFGVKAGGAHFAKSDVALKDRKFDEAGKKAYLWTAEGEVLVFFYDKNTVKFEKFNPEHGASLRCLKD; translated from the coding sequence ATGAAAAAAATTCATCTTGTCGCCGGGGCAGTGCTGTCTACCCTATTGTTCTGCGGCTGCGAAGACATCCGCACTGAAAAGTATCCCAACGGAAATATCCGTTTCGAGACCACCTATGTGGACAACCAGAAGAACGGTATCGAGAAGGAATACTACGACAACGGCACTCTCAAACGCGAGACAAACTACGTCAACGATCGTAGACAGGGCCTCACCAAGGAATTCTATAAGGACGGCACTCCTGAATCCGAAATCAACTACGAAAACGGTCTGATGGAAGGAACGATCATCCGTTACCACAAGAACGGCAAGGTTGCCTCCAAGGTTCCCTACAAGCAAAATAAACAGTCCGCCTTCGGTGAATACTTCGACGAAAGTGGCGAACCTGCAACAAGCGGTGGTTACAAGGATCCCCGTGACAATTACGCTTACGAATGGATTCGCATTGGAGACCAGCTCTGGATCGCAGAGAACCTGAACTTCGCAACTGCCAATGGTTCCCTCTGCCAGCAGTGCAACAACTGGGGACGTCTGTACAATTTTGAAAACGCCCAGAAAGCCTGTATGGAAGGATTCCACATGCCCTCCAAGGCAGAATGGCAAACCCTTCTTAACTTCGTAGGAGACAAGCCCGGCATCAAGCTGAAAGCAGGCTTTGGCTGGGATCCGCTGAAGAATTCCCTCCAGTTCGGCAACGGCAAGGACGACTTTGGATTTGGCGTCAAGGCAGGCGGTGCGCATTTCGCCAAAAGCGACGTTGCCCTCAAGGACAGAAAGTTTGACGAAGCAGGCAAGAAGGCCTACCTCTGGACTGCCGAAGGCGAAGTACTCGTCTTCTTCTACGACAAGAACACAGTCAAGTTCGAGAAGTTCAATCCCGAACACGGAGCAAGCCTCCGCTGCCTGAAGGATTAA
- the ispG gene encoding (E)-4-hydroxy-3-methylbut-2-enyl-diphosphate synthase, whose amino-acid sequence MTRFSEFPYVADRFNAVRRETVQVRVGDALIGGGAPILVQSMTTTKPKDVEKTVQETLDLAKVGCGLVRITAPTLADAQGLEEVMKRIRAAGCKVPVSADIHFQPKAAFEALKWVEKVRINPGNFVDTGILTLENQTDAMFEEGKVKVAEQFTPFVQEAKRLGRVIRIGVNHGSLSARMIYRYGDTVEGMVESVMEYLAVCEAEHFDQVVLSLKSSNPRVAISAYRMLAARIKQENYKPYPFHVGVTEAGAGADGRMKSAAGIGALLMDGLADTIRVSLTEDPVAEVPVAQELIKACALPAAPTSYAVPVLEKDPYHYARRETKPVILNGVEIGGAQPVKVGVRADAASITSEGRGPEFAVASLGDKPVVAFDDPMDIAGFAANPISVPEGSVFCYTGENMVSGVRAMVSAMEAAGRKDPILLYANIGSSEKDMLRASADIGSLVTDGIGDAVVIEGYKSPKESVELAFDILQAAYCRRSKTNFISCPSCGRTLYNIQEVMGKIKARFGHLKDLSIGIMGCIVNGPGEMADADFGYVGGGPGRITLFEGKTAVKKNIPEEDAIEELVALIKERGRWVDAPEAQ is encoded by the coding sequence ATGACTAGATTTTCTGAATTTCCGTATGTTGCCGACCGCTTCAACGCTGTCCGCAGGGAAACTGTACAGGTTCGCGTAGGCGACGCATTGATCGGGGGCGGTGCCCCCATTTTAGTTCAGTCCATGACCACCACCAAGCCCAAGGACGTGGAAAAGACTGTCCAGGAAACCTTGGATCTTGCTAAGGTGGGCTGTGGCCTGGTTCGTATTACTGCTCCGACTTTGGCCGATGCTCAGGGTCTGGAAGAAGTAATGAAGCGTATTCGCGCAGCTGGTTGCAAGGTGCCGGTTTCTGCCGACATTCACTTCCAGCCTAAGGCTGCTTTTGAAGCTCTCAAGTGGGTAGAAAAGGTCCGCATTAATCCGGGTAATTTCGTTGATACTGGTATCCTGACTTTGGAAAATCAGACCGACGCCATGTTCGAAGAAGGCAAGGTGAAGGTGGCTGAACAGTTCACTCCCTTCGTGCAGGAAGCGAAGCGCCTAGGTCGTGTGATCCGCATTGGCGTGAACCACGGTTCTCTTTCCGCCCGTATGATTTACCGCTATGGCGACACTGTGGAAGGCATGGTGGAATCCGTCATGGAATATCTGGCTGTTTGCGAAGCCGAGCATTTTGACCAGGTGGTCCTGTCTCTCAAGTCCAGTAATCCCCGTGTGGCAATTTCCGCCTACCGTATGCTGGCTGCCCGTATCAAGCAGGAAAACTACAAGCCGTACCCGTTCCACGTAGGCGTTACCGAAGCGGGTGCCGGTGCTGATGGCCGTATGAAGTCTGCTGCGGGTATTGGCGCTCTCCTGATGGATGGCCTTGCTGATACCATTCGCGTTTCCTTGACCGAAGATCCGGTGGCTGAAGTCCCCGTTGCCCAGGAACTGATCAAGGCCTGCGCATTGCCTGCTGCTCCCACCAGCTATGCAGTTCCCGTTCTTGAAAAGGATCCGTACCATTACGCCCGCCGCGAAACCAAGCCTGTCATTTTGAATGGCGTTGAAATTGGTGGCGCACAGCCTGTGAAGGTTGGCGTTCGTGCCGACGCAGCAAGCATTACCTCTGAAGGTCGTGGTCCTGAATTTGCTGTAGCAAGCCTTGGCGATAAGCCCGTTGTTGCTTTCGACGATCCTATGGACATCGCTGGCTTTGCTGCTAATCCCATTTCTGTTCCGGAAGGTTCCGTGTTCTGCTACACTGGCGAAAATATGGTTTCCGGCGTTCGCGCTATGGTTTCCGCAATGGAAGCTGCTGGCCGTAAGGATCCTATCCTGCTTTACGCAAACATCGGCAGTTCCGAAAAGGATATGCTCCGCGCTTCCGCTGATATCGGAAGCCTGGTGACCGATGGTATCGGCGACGCTGTGGTTATCGAAGGTTACAAGAGCCCCAAGGAATCTGTGGAGCTGGCTTTCGATATTCTGCAGGCAGCCTACTGCCGTCGCAGCAAGACCAACTTTATCAGCTGCCCCAGCTGCGGTCGTACTTTGTACAACATCCAGGAAGTCATGGGCAAGATTAAGGCCCGCTTCGGTCACCTGAAGGATTTGTCCATCGGCATCATGGGCTGCATCGTGAACGGCCCGGGCGAAATGGCTGACGCCGACTTCGGTTATGTGGGTGGTGGTCCTGGCCGTATTACTCTGTTCGAAGGCAAGACGGCTGTTAAGAAGAATATCCCGGAAGAAGATGCTATTGAAGAATTGGTAGCCCTCATCAAGGAACGTGGCCGCTGGGTAGACGCGCCGGAGGCGCAGTAG
- a CDS encoding radical SAM protein: MRRITLLTNPDICNLKCPLCFLQQRGRSFGMGEMPFETAVAAIQEYEDGLEEVIPSTMGEPLLYSNFSRLLDFCSDRRILLNLTTNGTFPGMWGKPAGYEKLLRACSDIKISGLAFECGDVQGAAFDERTWKENVERLLECRLQLVREGETRLSTVSLQMTLHRKNACRAEEILRWAEAVGVHRIKWNPVVFLSVADRRLVAEYGLEKFDLEELRGRLVSTKLKCGGSLFFEKKLAGCGTAEKEKISECAFRDEIWILPDGSEQNCPNPERRFGNPESERAQCENCVMRG; this comes from the coding sequence ATGCGGCGCATTACTCTCCTGACTAATCCGGATATATGCAATTTGAAATGTCCCCTCTGTTTTTTGCAACAGCGGGGGCGTTCCTTCGGTATGGGGGAGATGCCCTTTGAGACGGCGGTCGCTGCAATTCAGGAATACGAAGATGGTCTTGAAGAGGTTATTCCCTCCACTATGGGGGAGCCTTTACTTTATTCTAATTTTAGTCGGCTGCTTGATTTTTGCAGCGATAGGCGAATCCTCCTGAACTTGACCACCAACGGAACTTTTCCTGGAATGTGGGGGAAGCCCGCGGGGTATGAAAAGTTGCTGAGAGCCTGTAGTGATATAAAAATCAGCGGGCTGGCTTTTGAATGTGGCGATGTTCAGGGAGCGGCCTTTGACGAACGGACCTGGAAAGAAAATGTGGAACGTTTACTGGAGTGTCGCCTGCAGTTGGTGCGTGAGGGTGAAACCAGGCTTTCTACGGTTTCCCTGCAGATGACCTTGCATCGAAAGAATGCCTGCCGTGCCGAGGAAATTTTGCGGTGGGCGGAGGCGGTGGGCGTGCATCGCATCAAATGGAATCCGGTTGTATTCCTGAGTGTGGCGGATCGCCGGCTGGTGGCGGAATATGGCCTGGAAAAGTTTGACCTTGAGGAACTGCGGGGGCGACTAGTCTCGACGAAACTAAAATGCGGGGGCAGCCTATTCTTTGAAAAAAAACTCGCCGGATGTGGGACTGCTGAAAAGGAAAAAATTTCCGAGTGTGCCTTCCGGGATGAAATCTGGATTTTGCCGGACGGGTCGGAACAGAACTGCCCTAATCCGGAAAGACGCTTTGGTAATCCCGAATCGGAACGTGCCCAGTGCGAAAACTGCGTGATGCGTGGTTAA
- a CDS encoding NAD(P)/FAD-dependent oxidoreductase, whose product MNDMLILGYGPAGVSAALYGLRAGLKVTLIGKDGGALQKAHLIENYYGLESPLTGTELLEVGKKQALKLGAQIVDDEVTDLMFDGSGFVATGLKGVYRGKTCIMATGSARKKQPLAGMAEMEGHGVSYCAVCDAFFYRGKNVAVMGSGEYALHEATELLQVVGSVTLLTNGAPLTATFPDSIKIEERKLKGLVGEGSFKGVQFEDETEQNFDGLFVALGSANATDLALKAGAAFDQGKLVLDEDLQSTIPGLYAAGDCTGGILQIAVAVGEGARAGLAAIKYLREHR is encoded by the coding sequence ATGAATGATATGTTGATTTTAGGTTATGGTCCCGCAGGTGTTTCCGCTGCCCTGTATGGCTTGCGCGCTGGTTTGAAGGTTACCCTGATTGGAAAGGATGGCGGGGCCTTGCAAAAAGCGCATCTTATTGAAAACTACTATGGCCTGGAATCCCCCCTGACGGGTACGGAATTGCTGGAAGTGGGTAAAAAGCAGGCTCTGAAGCTGGGAGCCCAGATCGTGGATGATGAAGTAACGGACCTGATGTTTGATGGTTCTGGCTTTGTTGCCACTGGCTTGAAGGGCGTGTACCGCGGAAAGACCTGCATTATGGCGACGGGATCTGCCCGCAAAAAGCAACCTCTTGCAGGAATGGCGGAAATGGAAGGCCATGGGGTGAGCTACTGCGCTGTGTGTGATGCCTTCTTCTATCGCGGAAAGAATGTGGCGGTGATGGGTAGTGGTGAATACGCCCTTCACGAGGCGACCGAACTTTTGCAGGTGGTGGGGAGTGTGACCTTGTTGACGAATGGGGCGCCTCTTACCGCAACTTTCCCGGATAGCATTAAAATTGAAGAACGTAAGTTAAAAGGATTGGTGGGCGAGGGCTCTTTTAAGGGCGTTCAGTTTGAAGATGAAACTGAACAGAATTTTGATGGACTCTTCGTGGCCCTTGGCAGTGCCAATGCTACGGATCTCGCCTTGAAGGCGGGTGCCGCCTTTGACCAGGGAAAGTTGGTTCTGGATGAGGACTTGCAGTCTACCATCCCGGGACTCTATGCGGCTGGTGACTGTACTGGCGGAATTCTCCAGATTGCCGTTGCGGTGGGGGAAGGCGCCCGGGCGGGACTTGCTGCAATCAAGTACCTGAGAGAACATAGATAG
- the putP gene encoding sodium/proline symporter PutP, with translation MTVVVFILYLLMMLGIGAYFSKKANSLNAYYLGDRGMNKWVVAMSAQASDMSGWMLMGLPGAIYLSGFSEAWIGIGLVIGTYFNWKIVGRRLRKYSHFCGDSITLPDFLSNRFRDQKGVIRVIASFFILAFFLFYTVSGFVASAKLFGTIFGLDYTTGLIIGAVVVVSYTFMGGFFAVCWTDFIQASMMLIAVLVIPTIICVSGGGFAATMDAVNGQNPYLMSLFTNASSGKAIGFISLISSLAWGLGYFGMPHILVRFMSIKNAEEIKHSRRIAMTWVIICLGAVIMIGLLGNYYVAANGLTVADPERIFMVLCQALCHPAIASILMAAILAAIMSTADSQLLVSASAFSNDMYKHLFRKNASNKELMWVSRIVVAVIAVIAVLVALQGAPSADGVAKEGKSFLDVVMSLVSFAWGGFGATFGPLVLLALFWKRTTLPAAVAGMLVGGITTFVWKFYLSGLSGEIFQIYELVPGFVLSMVTIIVVSLLTKQPSKEIQDEFDAVEHTRLSDMKL, from the coding sequence ATGACTGTTGTAGTCTTTATTCTTTACTTGCTGATGATGCTGGGCATTGGTGCCTACTTCTCCAAGAAAGCAAATAGCCTCAACGCCTACTACCTGGGCGACCGTGGCATGAATAAGTGGGTGGTGGCTATGTCCGCCCAGGCTTCCGATATGAGTGGCTGGATGCTCATGGGTCTTCCCGGTGCAATCTACCTCAGCGGCTTTTCCGAAGCTTGGATTGGTATCGGTCTTGTGATCGGTACCTACTTCAACTGGAAGATTGTGGGCCGTCGTCTCCGTAAGTATTCTCATTTCTGCGGTGACTCCATTACCTTGCCGGACTTCCTTTCCAACCGTTTCCGCGACCAGAAGGGTGTTATCCGCGTCATCGCTTCCTTCTTTATTTTGGCATTCTTCCTGTTCTATACTGTGTCCGGCTTTGTGGCTTCCGCTAAGCTTTTCGGTACTATTTTTGGTCTGGATTATACCACCGGTCTTATTATCGGTGCTGTGGTTGTAGTGAGCTATACCTTCATGGGCGGCTTCTTCGCTGTTTGCTGGACCGACTTTATCCAGGCTTCCATGATGCTCATTGCGGTTCTTGTGATTCCTACCATCATCTGCGTTTCCGGTGGTGGCTTCGCCGCTACCATGGATGCTGTGAACGGTCAGAATCCCTACCTCATGAGTCTCTTCACTAACGCTTCCTCTGGTAAGGCAATCGGCTTTATTTCCCTGATTTCCAGCCTTGCCTGGGGTCTGGGCTACTTCGGTATGCCTCATATCCTGGTTCGCTTCATGTCTATCAAGAATGCTGAAGAAATCAAACATTCCCGCCGCATCGCCATGACTTGGGTGATTATTTGCCTTGGGGCTGTGATCATGATTGGTCTTTTGGGTAATTATTACGTTGCTGCCAATGGTCTCACTGTTGCTGACCCGGAACGAATCTTCATGGTTCTCTGCCAGGCACTTTGCCATCCGGCAATCGCCTCTATCCTCATGGCTGCAATTCTTGCTGCCATCATGAGTACTGCTGACTCCCAGCTCCTGGTTTCTGCATCCGCTTTCAGTAACGACATGTACAAGCACCTCTTCCGCAAGAATGCTTCCAACAAGGAACTCATGTGGGTGAGCCGCATTGTGGTGGCTGTCATCGCTGTTATCGCAGTTCTCGTTGCTCTCCAGGGTGCACCTTCCGCTGATGGTGTTGCCAAGGAAGGCAAGAGCTTCCTGGATGTGGTCATGAGCTTGGTAAGTTTTGCCTGGGGTGGCTTTGGTGCTACCTTTGGTCCGCTGGTTCTGTTGGCTCTTTTCTGGAAGCGAACCACTCTGCCTGCTGCCGTTGCTGGTATGCTGGTGGGCGGTATCACCACTTTCGTCTGGAAGTTCTACCTCTCCGGCCTTAGCGGTGAAATCTTCCAGATTTACGAACTGGTTCCGGGCTTTGTCCTTAGTATGGTCACCATCATTGTGGTGAGCCTCCTGACCAAGCAGCCCAGCAAGGAAATTCAGGACGAATTTGACGCTGTGGAACACACTCGTCTTTCTGACATGAAGCTTTAA
- a CDS encoding glycosyl hydrolase family 8, with amino-acid sequence MERYKPRDLFVEVGYGPNFANQLIQNGYNKLFEGDPIDDRVCFDASDDMSYIVDIGHDDIRSEGMSYGMYITALTGHEKQFDKLWNFSKRFLRNNDGPHQGYFAWQVSTEDFSKMDPGAAPDGEEYFAIALLIAAEKFGRPDLKQEAIELINLMRHKPENELVGAIMDPERLAVRFSPVKGNDYTDPSYHTIAFYRAFAEATGDESWITIAENSIKYLNRAAHFETGLCSDYSEFDGTPKRMEWNKESDNFSGDAWRVAMNLSLDYALFRGDESEKAICERLLFFFESRRPYLSDYAVDGGPYPRQGREATPGLIAMNAAATQVLTPGDSLIKPFVKHLAGLSVPNRLWRYYDGMLYMIGLLATAGKITF; translated from the coding sequence ATGGAACGTTATAAACCGCGAGACCTTTTCGTCGAAGTTGGATATGGTCCCAACTTTGCAAACCAGCTCATCCAAAACGGCTACAACAAGCTTTTTGAAGGGGACCCCATCGACGACCGAGTCTGTTTTGACGCCTCCGACGACATGTCCTACATCGTAGATATCGGTCACGACGACATCCGTTCCGAAGGCATGAGCTACGGCATGTACATTACCGCGCTCACAGGCCACGAAAAGCAATTTGATAAACTCTGGAATTTTTCCAAGCGTTTTCTCCGCAATAATGACGGTCCCCATCAAGGATACTTCGCCTGGCAGGTTTCCACCGAAGACTTCTCCAAGATGGATCCCGGTGCAGCCCCCGACGGGGAAGAATATTTTGCCATCGCCCTCCTGATCGCTGCAGAAAAATTCGGCCGCCCCGACTTGAAGCAGGAAGCGATCGAGCTCATTAACCTCATGCGTCACAAGCCCGAAAACGAACTGGTAGGAGCCATTATGGATCCGGAACGTTTGGCAGTCCGTTTCTCTCCTGTCAAGGGCAATGACTACACCGACCCTAGTTACCACACCATCGCCTTTTACCGTGCCTTCGCGGAAGCCACCGGCGACGAATCCTGGATTACCATCGCAGAAAATAGCATCAAGTATCTGAACAGGGCAGCCCACTTCGAAACAGGCCTCTGCAGTGACTATTCCGAATTTGACGGAACCCCCAAGCGCATGGAATGGAACAAGGAAAGCGACAACTTCAGCGGAGACGCCTGGCGCGTGGCGATGAACTTGAGCCTGGACTACGCACTGTTCCGTGGTGACGAAAGTGAAAAAGCGATTTGTGAACGTCTGTTGTTCTTCTTCGAAAGCCGCCGTCCCTATTTGTCCGATTATGCCGTAGATGGAGGACCCTACCCCAGACAGGGTCGTGAGGCAACACCTGGTCTCATCGCCATGAACGCAGCGGCAACCCAGGTCCTTACTCCTGGAGATTCACTCATCAAACCTTTCGTAAAACACCTGGCAGGACTTTCTGTACCGAACCGTCTGTGGCGCTACTACGACGGCATGCTGTACATGATTGGTCTTTTGGCCACCGCCGGAAAAATCACCTTCTAG